A stretch of Myroides oncorhynchi DNA encodes these proteins:
- a CDS encoding sigma-54 interaction domain-containing protein, with translation MENLQVIKQRFEIIGNDVKLNRALEKAIQVAPTDISVLVTGESGVGKESIPKIIHSLSHRKHGKFIAVNCGAIPEGTIDSELFGHEKGAFTGAIGTREGYFEEANGGTIFLDEVGELPLTTQVRLLRVLENGEFIKVGSSKVQKTDIRIIAATNVNMVDAINKGKFREDLYYRLSTVEILLPPLRERGEDIHLLFRKFASDFSHKYKMPPIKLEPAAAAYLMRYNWYGNIRQLRNVAEQISVLETNREISISALQGYLPNHDRQLPSVINTSKSESDFSNEREILYKVLFDMKSDLTDLKKLTLELLQHDKGAVSESNKTLIQKIYGTKKTELPELMAPPTTDLDVIQMESHLANNNSLMFHDTVDDDEDTSNYLEAETVDDEPLNLENQEIKLIKRALERHSGKRKAAAKELNISERTLYRKIKQYDL, from the coding sequence ATGGAAAACCTTCAAGTTATAAAACAACGCTTCGAGATTATCGGTAATGACGTGAAATTAAATCGCGCATTAGAGAAAGCTATACAGGTAGCTCCTACTGATATATCAGTATTAGTCACTGGAGAGAGTGGTGTAGGTAAAGAAAGTATTCCTAAAATCATACACTCATTATCACACCGCAAACACGGCAAATTTATCGCTGTTAACTGTGGCGCTATCCCTGAAGGGACAATAGATAGTGAGTTATTCGGACACGAAAAAGGAGCTTTTACGGGTGCAATTGGTACTCGTGAAGGTTATTTCGAAGAAGCTAATGGAGGAACAATCTTTCTAGATGAAGTAGGAGAACTTCCGTTAACTACACAGGTAAGATTATTGCGTGTATTAGAGAATGGGGAATTTATAAAAGTAGGTTCTTCTAAAGTACAGAAGACAGATATCCGCATCATCGCAGCTACTAATGTAAATATGGTTGATGCAATTAACAAAGGTAAATTCAGAGAGGATTTATACTATAGACTAAGTACAGTAGAAATACTATTACCCCCTCTTAGAGAACGTGGTGAAGATATTCATCTCCTATTTAGAAAATTTGCTTCTGACTTTTCTCATAAATATAAAATGCCTCCTATCAAATTAGAACCTGCTGCTGCTGCGTATCTAATGAGGTATAATTGGTACGGGAATATCCGTCAACTGCGAAACGTAGCAGAACAAATATCTGTACTAGAAACCAATAGAGAAATATCTATATCTGCTTTACAAGGATACCTACCTAACCACGATAGGCAGTTACCTTCAGTTATCAATACTTCTAAATCAGAATCAGACTTTAGCAATGAGCGTGAGATTTTATACAAAGTATTATTTGATATGAAAAGTGATCTAACAGATCTTAAAAAACTTACGCTTGAATTACTACAACATGATAAAGGTGCTGTGTCTGAATCTAATAAAACCCTAATTCAGAAGATATATGGCACTAAAAAAACTGAATTACCAGAACTAATGGCTCCCCCAACTACTGATTTAGATGTAATACAAATGGAGAGTCATCTAGCAAATAATAACAGTTTAATGTTCCATGATACAGTAGATGATGATGAAGATACTTCTAACTATCTAGAAGCTGAAACAGTAGATGACGAACCACTTAACTTAGAAAATCAAGAGATTAAATTAATCAAACGAGCACTGGAAAGGCACAGTGGAAAACGCAAGGCAGCTGCTAAGGAATTAAATATATCTGAAAGAACCCTGTATAGAAAAATAAAACAATACGACCTATAA
- a CDS encoding LptE family protein has protein sequence MKIKHLFTLLFIVLFFNSCKYYNFTGTGKIDADTFQVNSFQNNAPLIEPGIERTFTTNLQDLIQNQTSLSLTNTDADLVYEGEIVEYRISPMTATADQRAAQNRLYLAVNVRFFNKKKPDDDFEKRFSFYYDYDANTQLMGASLNSALETIYERITQDIFNESLAKW, from the coding sequence ATGAAAATCAAACATTTATTTACATTATTATTTATAGTTCTATTTTTTAATAGCTGTAAATATTATAACTTTACAGGAACAGGTAAAATCGATGCGGATACATTCCAAGTGAATTCTTTCCAAAACAATGCTCCATTAATAGAACCAGGTATTGAAAGAACGTTCACAACTAATCTACAAGATCTAATACAAAATCAAACTAGCTTAAGTCTTACTAATACAGATGCTGATTTAGTATATGAAGGCGAAATAGTAGAATATCGCATTAGTCCAATGACAGCTACAGCAGATCAGAGAGCGGCGCAAAACAGATTATACCTAGCCGTAAATGTGAGATTTTTTAATAAAAAGAAACCGGATGATGATTTTGAAAAAAGATTCTCATTCTATTATGACTATGATGCCAATACACAATTAATGGGAGCGAGTCTGAATTCTGCCCTTGAAACCATCTATGAACGTATTACCCAAGACATCTTCAATGAATCACTTGCAAAATGGTAA
- a CDS encoding tetratricopeptide repeat protein, with protein MTIKELDILLRQPHQISGEDGIKLKAIIDQYPYFQSVRSLYLKSLYVSNSFNYNNELKTTAAHTLDRDILFDFIISPDFISYQPLQIKESQSKSNKTSQTTDTVISIDDNVLITDHPINTPSIEITEDKENIAKDNNIEEESPLQIEEEKEVLNSEPKLTSTAIKSLLQSITIHENQQLLPSITKDIQHTADKLLDVIDNSKQEAITQLEEKLEIGAPLNFDDKEKLSFTEWLQLSKSKPIDRENDSILTDIEQNTDIEKQKKIELIDKFIETNPKIVPTKKATVTPINIDTSVQENSSLMTETLAKIYLEQKKYQKAIQAYEILILKYPEKSSFFANQISDIKALQQYNS; from the coding sequence TTGACTATAAAAGAATTAGACATATTACTACGCCAACCACACCAAATAAGTGGTGAAGATGGCATAAAGTTAAAAGCAATCATAGACCAGTATCCATACTTTCAGTCTGTGAGAAGTCTTTATTTAAAAAGTTTATATGTAAGTAATAGCTTTAACTATAACAACGAGCTAAAGACAACTGCTGCTCACACTTTAGATCGTGATATTTTATTTGACTTTATAATCTCTCCTGATTTTATCTCATATCAACCTTTGCAAATTAAAGAAAGTCAAAGCAAGTCTAATAAAACAAGTCAAACAACAGATACAGTAATTTCTATTGATGATAATGTATTAATCACGGATCATCCCATAAATACACCTTCCATAGAAATCACAGAAGACAAAGAGAATATTGCTAAGGATAATAATATAGAAGAAGAGTCACCACTACAAATTGAAGAAGAAAAAGAAGTATTAAACTCTGAACCAAAACTGACATCAACAGCAATTAAGAGTTTATTACAATCAATAACAATTCACGAAAACCAACAGCTATTACCTAGTATAACAAAGGACATACAACACACAGCTGATAAGCTCTTGGATGTTATAGATAATTCTAAACAAGAAGCTATAACCCAGTTAGAGGAAAAACTAGAAATAGGAGCGCCATTAAATTTCGATGATAAAGAGAAATTATCTTTTACAGAATGGCTACAATTATCTAAAAGCAAGCCTATAGACCGAGAAAATGATTCAATTTTAACAGATATTGAGCAAAATACAGATATTGAAAAACAAAAAAAAATAGAATTAATTGATAAATTTATAGAAACAAATCCAAAGATAGTTCCTACTAAAAAAGCAACGGTAACCCCCATAAACATTGACACTTCAGTACAAGAGAACAGTAGTTTAATGACAGAGACATTAGCAAAAATATACTTAGAGCAAAAGAAATATCAAAAAGCGATACAAGCTTATGAAATATTAATTTTGAAATATCCAGAAAAAAGTAGTTTCTTTGCAAACCAAATATCAGATATAAAAGCGTTACAACAATATAATAGTTAA
- the secG gene encoding preprotein translocase subunit SecG: MNTFTIFLILIAIVCFLLIVVIMVQNPKGGGLDSSFGGSTVAGGVKNTNDFLDKSTWTLGAVLIILILLSSTSFSGGAAGDSKLLDPNAVPVQPMQTEAPAKQDAPVTSAETTTPAQETQNQAE; encoded by the coding sequence ATGAACACATTTACAATATTTTTAATCTTAATCGCAATTGTATGTTTTTTACTTATCGTAGTAATTATGGTACAGAATCCTAAAGGTGGAGGATTAGACTCTTCATTCGGTGGTTCTACAGTAGCAGGTGGAGTAAAAAACACAAATGATTTCTTAGATAAAAGTACTTGGACATTAGGTGCAGTATTAATTATTTTAATATTACTATCATCTACTAGTTTCAGTGGTGGAGCTGCTGGAGATTCTAAATTATTAGATCCAAATGCAGTGCCAGTACAACCAATGCAAACAGAGGCACCAGCAAAACAAGATGCTCCTGTGACATCTGCTGAGACAACAACTCCAGCTCAAGAAACTCAAAATCAAGCTGAATAA
- a CDS encoding co-chaperone GroES, producing MAVNIKPLADRVLIEPLPAETKTASGLFIPDTAKEKPQRGTVVAVGNGTKDHEMTVKIGDTVLYGKYAGTDLKLEGTDYLIMREDDILAIV from the coding sequence ATGGCAGTAAATATTAAACCACTTGCAGATAGAGTTCTAATCGAACCATTACCAGCTGAAACTAAAACTGCTTCAGGTCTATTCATTCCTGACACAGCAAAAGAAAAACCACAAAGAGGTACTGTAGTAGCTGTAGGAAATGGCACTAAAGATCATGAGATGACTGTAAAAATAGGAGATACTGTGCTATATGGTAAATATGCTGGTACAGATCTAAAATTAGAAGGTACAGATTATCTTATCATGAGAGAGGATGACATCCTTGCAATCGTTTAA
- the groL gene encoding chaperonin GroEL (60 kDa chaperone family; promotes refolding of misfolded polypeptides especially under stressful conditions; forms two stacked rings of heptamers to form a barrel-shaped 14mer; ends can be capped by GroES; misfolded proteins enter the barrel where they are refolded when GroES binds) — protein sequence MAKDIKFDIEAREGLKRGVDALANAVKVTLGPKGRNVIIGKSFGAPTVTKDGVSVAKEVELENTLENMGAQMVKEVASKTNDLAGDGTTTATVLAQAIVKEGLKNVAAGANPMDLKRGIDKAVEIIVEDLRKQSQEVGGSMDKIKQIASISANNDDFIGELIAQAFEKVGKEGVITVEEAKGTETYVDVVEGMQFDRGYLSPYFVTNSEKMEVELDTPYILLYDKKVSSLKELLPVLEPIAQSGKPLLIIAEDVDGEALSTLVVNKLRGALKIAAVKAPGFGDRRKAMLEDIAILTGGVVISEEQGYTLENTTLDMLGTCKRVNIDKDNTTIVSGDGDVDMIKNRINQIKAQMETTTSDYDREKLQERLAKLAGGVAVLYVGAPSEVEMKEKKDRVDDALHATRAAVEEGIVAGGGVALLRAKNALVDIKAENADEETGIAIIAKAVESPLRTIVENAGLEGSVVVAKVAEGTANFGYNAKSNEYVDMLQAGVIDPKKVTRVALENAASVAGMILITECALVDIKDDSAAMPMGGGMPGMM from the coding sequence ATGGCAAAAGATATTAAATTCGACATTGAAGCACGCGAAGGTTTAAAACGCGGAGTTGACGCTTTAGCAAATGCAGTTAAAGTAACATTAGGACCTAAAGGTAGAAACGTAATCATCGGTAAATCATTTGGTGCTCCTACTGTAACTAAAGACGGTGTGTCTGTAGCTAAAGAAGTTGAGTTAGAGAATACATTAGAGAACATGGGGGCTCAGATGGTGAAAGAAGTAGCTTCAAAAACGAATGACTTAGCTGGTGACGGTACTACTACTGCTACTGTATTAGCTCAAGCTATCGTAAAAGAAGGGCTTAAAAACGTAGCTGCTGGTGCTAACCCAATGGATTTAAAACGCGGTATAGATAAAGCTGTAGAAATCATCGTAGAAGACTTGAGAAAACAATCTCAAGAAGTAGGAGGTTCTATGGATAAGATTAAACAAATCGCTTCTATCTCTGCAAATAATGATGATTTCATCGGTGAGTTAATCGCTCAAGCATTCGAGAAAGTAGGTAAAGAAGGAGTAATCACTGTAGAAGAAGCTAAAGGAACTGAGACTTACGTTGACGTAGTGGAAGGTATGCAATTTGACAGAGGATATTTATCTCCATATTTTGTAACTAACTCTGAGAAGATGGAAGTAGAATTAGATACTCCATACATCTTATTATATGACAAAAAAGTTTCTTCTTTAAAAGAGCTTTTACCTGTATTAGAGCCAATCGCTCAGTCTGGAAAACCTCTATTAATCATCGCTGAAGACGTTGACGGAGAGGCGTTATCTACATTAGTAGTGAACAAATTAAGAGGAGCGTTAAAAATCGCTGCTGTTAAAGCTCCTGGTTTTGGTGATAGAAGAAAAGCTATGTTAGAAGATATTGCTATCCTTACAGGTGGTGTAGTTATCTCTGAAGAGCAAGGATATACATTAGAGAATACTACATTAGATATGTTAGGAACTTGTAAAAGAGTTAACATTGATAAAGACAATACTACTATCGTAAGTGGTGATGGTGATGTAGATATGATCAAAAATAGAATCAACCAGATTAAAGCTCAAATGGAAACTACTACTTCTGATTATGACAGAGAGAAGTTACAAGAGCGTTTAGCTAAGTTAGCTGGTGGTGTAGCTGTATTATACGTAGGTGCTCCTTCTGAAGTAGAAATGAAAGAGAAAAAAGACCGCGTAGATGATGCACTTCATGCAACAAGAGCTGCTGTAGAAGAAGGTATCGTAGCTGGTGGTGGTGTAGCTTTATTAAGAGCTAAAAATGCGTTAGTTGATATCAAAGCTGAAAATGCTGATGAAGAGACAGGTATCGCTATTATCGCTAAAGCTGTAGAATCTCCTCTAAGAACTATCGTGGAAAATGCTGGTCTAGAAGGTTCTGTAGTAGTAGCTAAAGTAGCTGAAGGTACAGCAAACTTCGGATACAATGCTAAGTCAAATGAGTATGTAGATATGCTTCAAGCAGGTGTTATCGATCCTAAGAAAGTAACAAGAGTTGCATTAGAGAATGCTGCTTCAGTAGCTGGTATGATCTTAATCACTGAATGTGCATTAGTAGACATTAAAGATGATAGCGCTGCTATGCCTATGGGTGGTGGTATGCCAGGTATGATGTAA
- the rpe gene encoding ribulose-phosphate 3-epimerase: MKNTIIAPSVLAADFANLQRDIEMVNNSQADWFHIDIMDGVFVPNISFGMPVLAAINKHAKKTLDVHLMIVDPDRYIKTFKDLGADILTVHYEACTHLHRTVQAIKAEGMKAGVALNPHTPVSVLEDIIQDLDLVLIMSVNPGFGGQSFIENTYEKVRKLKAMITAKGANVMIEIDGGVNNKNAKALVDAGVDALVAGNFVFSAADPIATIADLKEITSK; the protein is encoded by the coding sequence ATGAAAAACACGATTATAGCACCTTCAGTATTAGCAGCTGACTTCGCTAATCTTCAGAGAGATATCGAAATGGTGAATAATAGCCAAGCAGACTGGTTCCATATTGATATTATGGATGGAGTATTCGTACCAAATATTTCTTTTGGTATGCCAGTATTAGCAGCGATTAATAAACACGCTAAAAAAACATTGGATGTACACTTAATGATAGTAGATCCTGATCGTTATATTAAGACATTTAAAGACTTAGGAGCAGATATCCTTACTGTGCATTATGAAGCATGTACGCACTTGCACCGTACAGTTCAAGCGATTAAAGCAGAAGGAATGAAAGCTGGTGTAGCACTTAATCCTCATACTCCTGTAAGTGTGTTAGAAGACATTATTCAAGATCTAGATTTAGTACTTATTATGAGTGTTAATCCAGGTTTTGGTGGTCAAAGCTTTATTGAGAATACCTATGAGAAAGTACGCAAGCTAAAAGCAATGATCACTGCTAAAGGAGCTAATGTAATGATAGAAATAGATGGTGGAGTGAATAATAAGAATGCTAAAGCCCTTGTAGATGCAGGAGTAGATGCATTAGTAGCAGGTAACTTTGTATTCAGTGCAGCTGATCCTATCGCAACTATTGCCGATCTAAAAGAGATTACTTCTAAGTAA
- the lipB gene encoding lipoyl(octanoyl) transferase LipB, producing the protein MNKQVKLIDLGEKDYKDTWDYQEQIFQSILDVKIRNRREERTDATDNYFLFVEHPHVYTLGKSGDAHNMLLNDEQLKAKGATFYKINRGGDITYHGPGQVVGYPIIDLENFFTDIHKYLRLLEETIILVLQDYGVESSRSEGETGVWLGAGTPFARKICAMGVRASRWVTMHGFAFNVNSDLGYFDNIIPCGIRGKGVTSLNVELGVEYVDEDEVREKIIKYFSELFEARVIRQESL; encoded by the coding sequence ATGAACAAACAAGTAAAGCTTATTGATTTAGGCGAGAAAGATTATAAAGATACTTGGGACTACCAAGAACAAATATTTCAATCTATTCTAGATGTTAAGATCAGAAATAGAAGAGAAGAACGAACAGATGCTACAGATAATTACTTTTTATTTGTAGAACACCCCCATGTCTATACATTAGGTAAGAGTGGTGATGCACATAATATGCTTTTAAATGATGAACAATTAAAGGCAAAAGGGGCTACGTTCTATAAGATTAATAGAGGAGGAGATATTACATATCACGGGCCTGGACAGGTAGTAGGATATCCTATCATAGACTTAGAGAACTTCTTTACGGATATACATAAGTATTTGCGTCTTTTAGAAGAGACCATTATCCTTGTTTTACAAGATTATGGTGTAGAATCTAGTAGAAGTGAAGGAGAAACAGGAGTATGGCTAGGTGCAGGAACTCCATTCGCACGTAAGATCTGTGCGATGGGAGTTAGAGCTTCTAGATGGGTGACGATGCACGGTTTTGCTTTTAATGTAAATTCAGATTTAGGTTACTTTGACAACATTATCCCTTGTGGAATACGAGGTAAAGGAGTTACTTCTCTTAATGTAGAGCTAGGAGTAGAGTATGTAGATGAGGATGAAGTAAGAGAGAAGATTATCAAGTATTTCTCTGAATTATTTGAAGCACGAGTAATAAGACAAGAGTCTTTATAG
- a CDS encoding YqaE/Pmp3 family membrane protein, translating into MSLGRVLLSIILPPLAVLDKGCGSILIVFILTLCGWVPGVIAALVILNNPKYNK; encoded by the coding sequence ATGAGTTTAGGACGTGTACTTTTATCTATTATTTTACCGCCTTTAGCTGTATTAGACAAGGGATGTGGATCTATATTGATTGTTTTTATCTTAACGTTATGTGGATGGGTACCTGGGGTGATTGCGGCATTAGTAATCCTTAACAATCCTAAATATAACAAATAA
- the lysS gene encoding lysine--tRNA ligase, translating into MQLSEQEIIRREKLSKLQELGVNPYPANLFPVDHTSKQIKNDFEEGKKVVVAGRLMSSRIQGKASFATIQDSEGKIQLYINRDELCPDEDKTLYNEIYKKLIDLGDIVGIEGELFTTQVGEKTVRVKGLQLLSKALRPLPLPKTDAEGNTFDAFTDPELRYRMRYVDLVVNPINKEIFIKRTKLFTAMRNFFNESGYMEVETPVLQSIPGGASARPFITHHNALDIPLYLRIANELYLKRLIVGGFDGVYEFSKNFRNEGMDRTHNPEFTAMEIYVAYKDYNWMMDFTERLLEHCAIAVNGTTNATFGEHEINFKAPYKRITMADSIKEFTGFDITGKTEEEIRVAALGMGIPVDETMGKGKLIDEIFGEKCEGNYIQPTFITDYPKEMSPLTKLHRDNPELTERFELMVCGKEIANAYSELNDPIDQRERFESQMALGDRGDDEAMFIDQDFLRALEYGMPPTSGLGIGMDRLIMFLTNNPSIQEVLFFPQMRPEKTAPSVELTDEEKIIIQILENNDNKVEIGSLKEQAALSGKKWDKAMKGLSSHNLTKVETEGDLKYVVYQH; encoded by the coding sequence ATGCAACTTTCAGAACAAGAAATCATCAGAAGAGAAAAACTGAGCAAGTTACAAGAGCTTGGTGTGAATCCTTATCCTGCTAATCTATTTCCAGTAGACCACACGTCGAAGCAGATAAAGAACGACTTCGAAGAAGGTAAGAAGGTTGTCGTTGCGGGTAGATTAATGTCTTCAAGAATACAAGGAAAAGCTTCTTTCGCTACTATCCAAGATAGTGAAGGTAAGATTCAGTTATACATCAATAGAGATGAACTTTGTCCAGACGAGGATAAAACATTATACAATGAGATTTACAAAAAACTTATTGACTTAGGAGATATCGTAGGTATAGAAGGAGAGTTATTCACTACGCAAGTAGGAGAAAAAACAGTACGTGTAAAAGGTTTACAGTTATTAAGTAAAGCATTACGCCCACTTCCATTGCCTAAGACAGATGCTGAAGGAAATACGTTTGATGCCTTTACAGATCCAGAATTACGTTACAGAATGCGTTATGTTGATTTAGTGGTTAACCCAATCAACAAAGAAATATTCATCAAACGTACAAAGTTGTTTACTGCAATGCGTAACTTCTTTAACGAGTCAGGATATATGGAAGTAGAGACTCCTGTATTACAGTCTATCCCTGGTGGAGCATCTGCTCGTCCGTTTATCACACACCACAATGCTTTAGATATTCCTTTATACTTGAGAATTGCTAATGAATTGTACTTAAAACGTCTTATCGTTGGTGGTTTTGACGGAGTGTATGAGTTCTCTAAAAACTTCCGTAACGAAGGAATGGACAGAACACATAATCCCGAGTTCACTGCTATGGAAATCTATGTAGCTTATAAAGATTACAACTGGATGATGGACTTCACAGAACGCCTATTAGAGCACTGTGCTATCGCTGTTAATGGTACAACTAATGCTACTTTTGGAGAACATGAGATTAACTTCAAAGCTCCTTATAAACGTATCACTATGGCAGACTCTATTAAAGAGTTCACAGGATTTGATATCACTGGTAAAACAGAGGAAGAAATACGTGTAGCAGCTTTAGGGATGGGTATTCCTGTAGATGAAACAATGGGGAAAGGAAAACTTATTGACGAGATATTCGGAGAGAAATGTGAGGGAAACTATATCCAACCTACTTTCATTACTGACTATCCAAAAGAAATGTCTCCATTAACTAAACTACACAGAGATAACCCTGAACTAACAGAGCGTTTTGAATTAATGGTTTGTGGTAAAGAGATTGCAAATGCATATTCTGAGTTGAATGACCCTATTGACCAAAGAGAGCGTTTTGAATCTCAAATGGCTTTAGGAGACCGTGGAGATGATGAAGCGATGTTTATCGACCAAGATTTCTTACGTGCTTTAGAGTATGGTATGCCTCCTACATCAGGATTAGGTATCGGTATGGACCGTTTAATTATGTTCTTAACAAACAACCCTTCTATTCAAGAAGTATTATTCTTCCCTCAAATGAGACCTGAGAAGACTGCTCCTTCAGTAGAATTAACAGATGAAGAGAAAATCATTATTCAGATATTAGAGAACAACGATAACAAAGTTGAAATTGGTTCTCTAAAAGAACAAGCTGCTTTAAGTGGTAAGAAATGGGACAAGGCAATGAAAGGTCTTTCTTCTCATAACTTAACTAAAGTAGAAACAGAAGGTGACTTAAAATATGTAGTGTACCAACACTAA
- a CDS encoding cytochrome-c peroxidase has protein sequence MKKIVRLFMFSFLLIGCSSNEDYEEPIEDIDNLAWSRPTNFPEPTYPFINNDLKHSRFELGKKLFHDSRFSQDNTVSCASCHIKSAAFADAGKPLSVGIDGQLGKRNAPAIQNMAFIDEYFYDGASNNLEMVPIVPIYNELEMRGDIPIILDKLRLDIDYQKLFKKAYNDDKMTSTNMMKALAQYMALLVSSNSKYDKYVRNELGGTLNEQEKRGLELFRQNCAACHKGDLFTDVSFRNNGVPVNPLVNDKGREEVSGLEEDRYKFKVSTVRNIALTAPYMHDGSLATLEAVLDFYSSGMKDSPTLDPLFKKSGGAVGIPMTTDEKKAIIAFLHTLTDYEFINNPKF, from the coding sequence ATGAAGAAAATTGTTCGACTGTTTATGTTTTCTTTTTTGTTGATAGGATGTTCTTCAAACGAGGATTATGAAGAACCTATCGAAGATATAGATAATCTAGCGTGGTCTCGGCCAACGAACTTTCCAGAACCTACTTATCCTTTTATTAATAATGATTTAAAACATTCCCGTTTTGAATTAGGAAAGAAATTATTTCATGACTCTCGATTTTCACAAGATAATACAGTATCATGTGCATCATGTCATATTAAATCTGCTGCTTTTGCAGATGCAGGCAAACCATTGAGTGTTGGTATAGATGGTCAATTAGGTAAACGCAATGCTCCAGCTATTCAGAATATGGCTTTTATAGATGAGTATTTTTACGACGGAGCGTCTAATAATTTGGAGATGGTTCCAATTGTTCCCATTTACAATGAACTTGAGATGCGAGGAGATATCCCTATTATATTAGATAAACTGCGTTTGGATATAGATTACCAAAAACTGTTTAAAAAGGCATATAATGATGATAAGATGACATCTACTAATATGATGAAAGCTTTAGCTCAGTATATGGCATTGTTAGTATCTAGTAATTCTAAATATGATAAATATGTTAGAAATGAATTAGGAGGTACATTAAATGAACAAGAAAAAAGAGGTTTAGAGCTATTTCGACAGAATTGTGCAGCTTGTCATAAAGGTGATTTGTTTACGGATGTTTCTTTTAGAAATAATGGTGTGCCAGTAAATCCTTTAGTTAACGATAAAGGAAGAGAAGAAGTCTCAGGACTAGAAGAAGATAGATATAAGTTTAAGGTTAGTACAGTGCGAAATATTGCGTTAACGGCTCCTTATATGCATGATGGGAGTTTGGCTACCTTAGAGGCTGTGTTGGACTTTTATTCTTCAGGGATGAAAGATAGCCCTACACTTGATCCATTGTTTAAGAAAAGCGGTGGTGCAGTTGGTATTCCAATGACTACAGATGAAAAGAAAGCAATAATAGCCTTTCTACATACGCTTACAGATTATGAGTTTATCAATAACCCGAAGTTTTAA
- a CDS encoding MbnP family protein translates to MNKFLSYITLILCSTIILTSCSSDDNNSGEDKKEELTGKNNITFTFNHKMFGEDLKYNTSYKANSNDEKLNISFLKYIISNFQLTDSKGGVFTYPKKDGYFFVDSETHDYKVVLKDVPAGYYTKVKFGIGVDQEKYLKGMEDQQEFWDLCKKHDLIWGWITGYKFINCQGLYVNGTNKEDDFQLHIGSHGSKLDNYKEVVLESKEEIKVSDKHVSNVDLNVETSLLVDGKNKIVLKESSYIMVDAVRAPKIMENAQGMFSIGKVTVQKSL, encoded by the coding sequence ATGAATAAATTTCTATCGTATATCACATTAATATTGTGTTCTACTATTATATTAACTTCTTGTAGTAGTGATGACAATAATTCGGGAGAAGATAAAAAAGAAGAGCTAACAGGTAAGAACAATATTACTTTTACTTTTAACCATAAAATGTTTGGCGAAGATTTGAAGTATAATACATCTTACAAAGCTAATAGCAATGATGAAAAGTTGAATATTAGTTTTTTAAAGTATATTATTAGTAATTTTCAACTTACTGATAGTAAAGGAGGAGTTTTTACTTACCCCAAAAAAGATGGGTATTTCTTTGTGGATTCTGAGACTCACGATTATAAGGTTGTTTTGAAAGATGTTCCAGCAGGTTATTATACTAAAGTGAAGTTTGGTATTGGAGTTGATCAAGAGAAGTATTTAAAGGGTATGGAAGATCAACAAGAGTTCTGGGATTTGTGCAAGAAGCATGATTTGATCTGGGGATGGATTACAGGATATAAATTTATTAACTGTCAAGGGCTTTATGTAAATGGTACAAATAAAGAGGATGATTTTCAGTTGCATATAGGAAGCCATGGAAGTAAACTAGACAATTATAAAGAAGTAGTGTTAGAAAGTAAAGAAGAGATTAAGGTTAGTGATAAGCATGTTTCTAATGTTGATTTGAATGTAGAAACATCATTATTAGTGGATGGTAAAAATAAGATTGTTTTGAAAGAGAGTTCATATATAATGGTTGATGCTGTTCGTGCTCCTAAGATTATGGAAAATGCCCAAGGCATGTTTAGCATAGGAAAAGTAACTGTTCAGAAAAGTTTATAA